CCACGTCAGTACCAGGGCGTGCGGTCACAAACCCCACAGGCAGGACACAATGGGCAAGCACGAACCAGCGGAAATCATCGACGCACCCAAGAAGAAGCGCGTCAACCCCAACGCCATCATTGCGTTAATTCTGATCCTCGTCGGCCTCGGTGTCTTGCTCTACCCCGTCGTGGCCACGCAGTGGAACAACCACACCCAATCCCGCGCCGCGGAGGAATACGCCAAGCTGGAAAAGCAAGCCCCGCCTGAGGTACTGCACACCGCGTGGGACGAGGCGCAGTCTTACAACGCGCAGCTGGGCCAAATCAGTGTGGAAGACGCTTGGACCACCACCGATGACGAAGACTCCCCCAAGTACCAGCGCTACCGCCAATACCTGTCTGTGCTGTCGGAGACCGATGCCATGGGCCGCATTGTTATCCCCTCCATCGATTCCGATCTGCCCATTTATCATGGCACCTCAGAAAAAGCACTCTCCCGCGGCGCTGGCCACCTCTACGGCACGGACCTACCTGTCGGCGGCGTCGGTGGTGGAGAGGGCCGGCACGCAGCACTTTCCGCTCACACTGGCCTACAAAATGCCACGCTGTGGGACAACCTCACCAAGGTCAAGAAGGGCGATGCTTTCTACATCGCCGCCGGCGGCGAGAAGCTCAAGTACGAGGTGCACGATATTCGGGTCGTCGAGCCTGCGGACACCAGCTCGCTCCACCGTGAGCCAGGCCAGGACCTCGTTACGCTCATTACCTGCACCCCCTACGGTGTAAATACCCACCGCTTGCTCGTCACCGGCCACCGAGTGCCAATGGATCCGGAAGACGAGGCCGCATTCAACAGCTCTGGTATTCACTGGCAGTGGTGGATGTGGGCCATTCTGGCTGCCGCTGCCATCATCGTGCTTCTTCTCATCTACTGGTGGCGCAAATATGTGGGCAACGGCAAGGGCGCCGCGCTTGACGACGACCCGCAGGACTCCTAACCGACAATGAGCATGCAATAAGGCCCGCCCTTCCCTGGTTATTGGAAAAGCGGGCCTTTTCTAAAGTTGCCGCAAGCGGTGGTTCTATGCCCAGCGGCGTCGCAAAGCGAGGCACCCTGCCGCGACAATCGCGCCACCAGCGAGCGCCCACAGGCCTACGCCCTCACCACCGGTCTTGGGCAGTGCACCCTTGGTGATGTCAGCGACCTGAAGGACGCCGATTTTCTTCACACAGTTGGCAGAGGTGTCAGATTCAGCGCACCTATTACTGGTGATCGCGGTCCCCCCGGAGAGCACCTTGATGACTGCATTGCCATTCTGATCCCACTCCGTCGAGAACTTGATCGGCGCGGGCAGCAGATTATAGCCGTTCGGTGCCTTGGTCTCGATGAGGTAATAAACGCCAGGGGCGTCCAAGCCTTCGAGCTTGACGCGGCCTGTGGTGGTGGTCGTGGACTGCTTCACCACGGGGTTAGCATCAGCGTTGACGCTGCCATCCGCGTTTAGCTTCAGGTTGCCGTTAGCATCACCGCGGTGGACGGTGAACTGCGCGCCGCCAAGCAACCCGTCGGTTTGGATCTCGTCCGGGTTGTCCGGATTATAGCTCGCCTTTTCGAGCAGGACGTCCATAGTTTCCTTGGTCTCCAGCGGGATACAGTCAGTATCCTTCCAGCCGCCTATTTCTGCCTCGTTCATGAGTCCAAAGTTGGGCTCGTGCAGGCCATCCTTGGTGTAGCAGCGGGTGTTTCCTGCAGGTTGGCTCGGGTACCCGGCGGGTACAGAGGTGCTGTCCAGCTTTGAACGATCCAGCTTGAAACGCACCGTCACCTCGTAGACATGCTGCCCTGTACTTCCGCCAACACCCTTGGATTTAGGTTTAATGATCTTCGGAGTGTCATTCTTGTTGAGTTCGTACGGACCGGCGCCCAGGTACGACTGCGGCTGGCTGGTCCTGTTGAACTCATCCTTGAAGACCACAGTGGCTCCAGTCACCGTGGCAGCACCAACGAACTTCGGGGTGTCCGTGAGCTTGCCGTAGATCACGTCGTTGGTGTCGAAGCCAGGTGCGTCCGGTGCCTCAACTACGACGTTGTACTTCGCAGTGTATTCATTCACTGCACCAAGAACAGGTTGCGGTGTGTTGTCGACAGCAACCTTATTCAAGCAGGCTTCAGTAGCAACGTTGTCATCTTCAGCCGGGCTCGACTCCCCGTCCGTGGCCTGGAAGGCCACCTTGTTGGGACTACACACCGTCTTGAGGTTGCCGTTCTCATCTTTTCGCACCGGCGCAGAGACGACATACTCTACCTTCGCGTGTCCGGGAAGGGTACCCACGTAACCCTTCATGTACCCCACCTCACCACTTGTGGCTGACGGCACGTCCATCCCGGCGTAAATGCCGCTCTCAGGTTTGATCTCATTGGGCCCCGGACCACGGCCGTTGACCACGGTAGATCCCGGACCAAAGCCCTCAAACTTTGCCGTGGGGTCGGTAGCGTTCACACCATAGTGAGTATCCGTTGGTAGGTATTCCCAGAACGTACCACCCGAGCTGGCATTGTCCGTAGTGTTTTCCACGGAGATAGTCCAAAAAGTCCGCACCTCACCGTCCACCACCTTGGTCTCGGAGCGTTGCTTCTTCACCGCAATGTTTGATTGCAGCGCTGGCGGTGGCGGAACTAGGTCGGAGGCCGCGTCCGTGTTAAATGAAGCAGGCAGGTTGTTCATTATGTTGACCAGCTCGAACTTCGGGCTATCATCATCTGGGTTGGTGATCTTTAGCTCAAAGCCCAGCTGATTCGCATTCGCACTACCCGAGCCAAAGCCCAGGTTTCCATTGGAGTAGGTCCACGCCTTGCCCCAAGAAGCAGAGGGGTTCGAGATCGTGCGCCCATCGAAGGTCTTGATGCCGGTGAGATCCCAGGTCCTGATGTCGCCGGTCTGTGTGTCAATGCGTTCAAGGATAAGCTTGTCGCCTGCCTGAGCCTTACTCTGGAAACCCCACATATACTTCTGGGCCTGCGGGAGCACCGCCCAGTCCTCCGAGTAGGACTTCTGGCTTCCTAGCACGCGTTGAGCCGTGACTTTGTCGACGTCGACCTTATAAAGGTGACGGCTACCAGAAGTGGACGTGTTGGCCACAAAGAATCCCTCGCTGGTGTACACGCCAGCGTTGAGGACATCCCGGTCGCCGCTCGTTTCAAACGGGGTACCGGTACTTCCGGCCTTTAAAATAGGCCCAAGATTATATACTTCACCGGTTGCCGGATTGATCTGAAGGAGATTTCCTGCCGGGTAGCAAGGATCACCATTTCGGCCGCGACTCTGGCTCACCGCATAGAGCCAGTTATCACTCGAATCAAAGGCTAGAGCATTGTACACCCAGGGAGTGGACTCTCCCACCTGGCGAAAGTCTCGGCCTTGGTTGACTTGACGGCTCAGAATGGAAGTGTCTCGGCGAAGATCCTTAGGTTCACTGGTTACAACGTAGACAGGGCTACCGTCGGCAAATTCAGCTGGGGTGAGATCGCGCTTTGGCTGTCTGCTTGTAACCGGATCTTGGCACTCCTCTTTCGCAGGAACGGTGAAGGAAGCTGTAAACACTGTATCGGCTGGCCCGCGGTGAACACCCTTAAACTGAATCTGTGCGGTGCCACCAATAGTAATCTGCGGCAGGATGACTTGGTATTCCTTGGCGCTAATCCTTTTGTAGGTCACCTTCGCCTCATACCAACCTCCGTTGGCACCGGTGTAATAGATCGTCAGGTCATCAGGGTTAGTCGATAAATAACTGTTAACGCTGGATTTGAGGGTAACCACCGTGCCTTGCGGAATGGACAGCTGGCCGCCAAAAAGCTCACCGGCCGGAATCTTAAAGTTCGGGATATAGCGGCTTCCCTTGAGCACGTATCCATCGTTTACCATCGTGATGGTGCGGTCGCCTGCAGCGTACGGGGTAATGTTCGGCGCCGCCATCAGACGGGCTGGGGCCGCGTCAACGTCAGCAATATCAAGCGGCTCAGTCACCTCCGAAGGGGCTTCTAAGGCTTCGCTGGATTCAGGTGATGACGTGCTGGTAGTCTCCTCGGCTACTCCACGCACGTCGACGGACATCCCGCTCAGTTCGGATTCCTCTGCGACCGCTGGGATCTTCAGTGAGAAAGCTGCCCCTGCTGGCACGTCAGTAGAAAGGCCAGCGATTCGGAAAGTCACTGAAGAACTGGTTGATTTTACAACGAGGTTGTCTCCTTCGCGGACGGGGATCACTTCGCCGTCGATAGTCAGTGTGTAGGCCGAGCCGTCGAACTCCAGTCCTGCAGTCTCAACAGTGAATTCCAACTCCTCCACGGTTCCGGCGTCAACAAAGTGGCCTTCAAATGTTGCGGAGTCGCCAACAGTCAGGCTCAGTTGGTCTGCGGAATCGAGCTTGGTGCGCAGGGTTGTGGTTTGTGCTTCGGCTACGGCACCAACGATTCCGGGCAGAGCAGCCGGTGCAGCAACACCAACAACGAGAGCCAGTGCAGCAATGAACGCCGCAAGAGCACGCCAGCGGTACACAACCGGCTCGACCGGATGAGAATCTGTCCAGGACATTAGCGTCCCTCGCTTTCTGAATTCTTCCTACGGCTAAAGGCAATCATCACGAAACCAGTGGCAATCAATGCCAACGCTGCGGCTACTACACCGATTACCTGTGCACCGGTCATCGCCAATGAGCCACCATTGCCCGACGACGTTACTGGGGTTGAGGTCTTACCGGCACTTGGAGTACCCGGCGGCGTTGTCTCGGGTTGGTGAGGTGGCTTCCCTGGTTTAGTCGGTGGATAGTTCGGAGGTGTTTGCGGGGTATCCGGGCGTGACGGCGGAGCGCTCGGAGCAGATGACGACGTGGGTGGCGTCGGCGTTTCACCCGGTTTGTGGGTCTTAGCCACGATTACTCCTGGTACTGGTTTCGGGTTATCTACCACCGTGTGGAATGGAACCGCCACCACAAACGGGTTTATCTCTCGGTAGGAATCATCCGGCGCTGTAGACGTCACCACATAGAAGCCATGAGCTAGACCATCAAACGTCACCTCGCCATTGGCATTGGTGACCAGATCCACGTGCACATCGGTGCGCCAATCACGAACCTCGTCGAGA
The nucleotide sequence above comes from Corynebacterium tuberculostearicum. Encoded proteins:
- a CDS encoding class C sortase; this encodes MGKHEPAEIIDAPKKKRVNPNAIIALILILVGLGVLLYPVVATQWNNHTQSRAAEEYAKLEKQAPPEVLHTAWDEAQSYNAQLGQISVEDAWTTTDDEDSPKYQRYRQYLSVLSETDAMGRIVIPSIDSDLPIYHGTSEKALSRGAGHLYGTDLPVGGVGGGEGRHAALSAHTGLQNATLWDNLTKVKKGDAFYIAAGGEKLKYEVHDIRVVEPADTSSLHREPGQDLVTLITCTPYGVNTHRLLVTGHRVPMDPEDEAAFNSSGIHWQWWMWAILAAAAIIVLLLIYWWRKYVGNGKGAALDDDPQDS
- a CDS encoding DUF6923 family protein — translated: MSWTDSHPVEPVVYRWRALAAFIAALALVVGVAAPAALPGIVGAVAEAQTTTLRTKLDSADQLSLTVGDSATFEGHFVDAGTVEELEFTVETAGLEFDGSAYTLTIDGEVIPVREGDNLVVKSTSSSVTFRIAGLSTDVPAGAAFSLKIPAVAEESELSGMSVDVRGVAEETTSTSSPESSEALEAPSEVTEPLDIADVDAAPARLMAAPNITPYAAGDRTITMVNDGYVLKGSRYIPNFKIPAGELFGGQLSIPQGTVVTLKSSVNSYLSTNPDDLTIYYTGANGGWYEAKVTYKRISAKEYQVILPQITIGGTAQIQFKGVHRGPADTVFTASFTVPAKEECQDPVTSRQPKRDLTPAEFADGSPVYVVTSEPKDLRRDTSILSRQVNQGRDFRQVGESTPWVYNALAFDSSDNWLYAVSQSRGRNGDPCYPAGNLLQINPATGEVYNLGPILKAGSTGTPFETSGDRDVLNAGVYTSEGFFVANTSTSGSRHLYKVDVDKVTAQRVLGSQKSYSEDWAVLPQAQKYMWGFQSKAQAGDKLILERIDTQTGDIRTWDLTGIKTFDGRTISNPSASWGKAWTYSNGNLGFGSGSANANQLGFELKITNPDDDSPKFELVNIMNNLPASFNTDAASDLVPPPPALQSNIAVKKQRSETKVVDGEVRTFWTISVENTTDNASSGGTFWEYLPTDTHYGVNATDPTAKFEGFGPGSTVVNGRGPGPNEIKPESGIYAGMDVPSATSGEVGYMKGYVGTLPGHAKVEYVVSAPVRKDENGNLKTVCSPNKVAFQATDGESSPAEDDNVATEACLNKVAVDNTPQPVLGAVNEYTAKYNVVVEAPDAPGFDTNDVIYGKLTDTPKFVGAATVTGATVVFKDEFNRTSQPQSYLGAGPYELNKNDTPKIIKPKSKGVGGSTGQHVYEVTVRFKLDRSKLDSTSVPAGYPSQPAGNTRCYTKDGLHEPNFGLMNEAEIGGWKDTDCIPLETKETMDVLLEKASYNPDNPDEIQTDGLLGGAQFTVHRGDANGNLKLNADGSVNADANPVVKQSTTTTTGRVKLEGLDAPGVYYLIETKAPNGYNLLPAPIKFSTEWDQNGNAVIKVLSGGTAITSNRCAESDTSANCVKKIGVLQVADITKGALPKTGGEGVGLWALAGGAIVAAGCLALRRRWA
- a CDS encoding SpaA isopeptide-forming pilin-related protein, whose product is MKRLTNAWSARVVAVGVACAVAFAGPGVVAAEAVQVAGQQSTGAERTSATDTVTIRLTQGNPNDDGQPPSGKIQGVTIHLDRLAGLDPTNADDAARVRNANLDEVRDWRTDVHVDLVTNANGEVTFDGLAHGFYVVTSTAPDDSYREINPFVVAVPFHTVVDNPKPVPGVIVAKTHKPGETPTPPTSSSAPSAPPSRPDTPQTPPNYPPTKPGKPPHQPETTPPGTPSAGKTSTPVTSSGNGGSLAMTGAQVIGVVAAALALIATGFVMIAFSRRKNSESEGR